In Pseudomonas hamedanensis, a single window of DNA contains:
- a CDS encoding LysR family transcriptional regulator ArgP encodes MFDYKLLSALAAVVEQAGFERAAQVLGLSQSAISQRIKLLEARVGQPVLIRGTPPAPTEIGRRLLNHVQQVRLLERDLQTLVPALDEEGLPERLRIALNADSLATWWAQAAGDFCAQQHLLLDLIVEDQTVGLKRMRAGEVAACLCASERPVAGARSVLLGAMRYRALASPAFIERHFPEGVRAEQLPRTPALVFGPDDFLQHRYLAALGVDGAFEHHLCPSSEGFIRLTEAGLGWGLVPELQVREQLQRGVLRELLPDKPIDVPLYWHHWRNGGQLLNQLTEQLVRSSRQWLVA; translated from the coding sequence ATGTTCGACTACAAATTGCTTTCCGCCCTGGCCGCGGTGGTCGAGCAAGCCGGTTTCGAACGGGCCGCGCAGGTTCTCGGCCTGTCGCAATCGGCGATCTCGCAGCGGATCAAACTGCTGGAGGCACGTGTCGGTCAGCCGGTGTTGATTCGCGGTACGCCTCCGGCGCCAACCGAGATCGGCCGGCGCCTGCTCAACCACGTGCAACAGGTGCGTTTGCTTGAGCGTGACTTGCAGACGCTGGTGCCGGCACTGGACGAAGAGGGGCTGCCGGAGCGTTTGCGCATCGCCTTGAACGCCGACAGCCTGGCGACGTGGTGGGCGCAAGCCGCGGGCGACTTTTGCGCGCAACAGCATTTGCTGCTCGACCTGATCGTCGAGGACCAGACCGTCGGCCTCAAACGCATGCGTGCTGGCGAAGTGGCCGCCTGCCTGTGTGCCAGCGAACGGCCGGTGGCCGGCGCCCGCAGCGTGTTGCTCGGGGCGATGCGTTATCGCGCGCTGGCCAGCCCGGCGTTCATCGAACGGCATTTTCCCGAGGGGGTGCGCGCTGAACAGTTGCCACGCACCCCGGCACTGGTGTTCGGCCCGGACGATTTTCTACAGCATCGTTACCTCGCTGCCCTCGGCGTGGATGGCGCTTTCGAGCATCATTTGTGCCCGTCCTCGGAGGGTTTCATCCGCCTGACGGAAGCCGGGCTCGGCTGGGGCCTGGTGCCGGAGCTGCAAGTGCGCGAGCAACTGCAACGCGGCGTGCTGCGTGAATTGTTGCCAGATAAACCGATCGATGTGCCGTTGTACTGGCATCATTGGCGCAACGGCGGGCAGTTGCTCAACCAACTGACTGAGCAATTGGTGCGCTCATCCAGGCAATGGCTAGTGGCTTGA
- a CDS encoding ACT domain-containing protein: MAGETSLSTLLRSMSPQLNSGEYVFCTLPDAQLPTGLELIGSFREQEGLTVILKRSDAEQAGLSFDYVAAWITLNVHSALQAVGLTAAFATALGEAGISCNVIAGYYHDHLFVGQADAERAMHVLRDLAANAE, encoded by the coding sequence ATGGCCGGCGAAACCTCACTCTCAACGCTGCTGCGCAGCATGAGCCCGCAACTCAACAGCGGTGAATACGTGTTCTGCACCTTGCCCGACGCTCAGTTGCCAACCGGCCTGGAGCTCATCGGCAGCTTCCGTGAACAGGAAGGCCTGACGGTCATTCTCAAGCGCTCCGACGCCGAACAGGCCGGTTTGAGCTTCGACTACGTCGCCGCGTGGATCACCTTGAACGTGCATTCGGCGCTGCAAGCGGTGGGCCTGACCGCCGCCTTCGCCACGGCATTGGGCGAGGCTGGCATCAGCTGCAACGTGATCGCCGGTTACTACCACGACCATTTGTTTGTCGGCCAGGCCGACGCCGAACGTGCCATGCACGTGCTGCGCGACCTCGCAGCGAACGCGGAGTGA
- a CDS encoding LysE/ArgO family amino acid transporter produces MWQSYVNGLLVAFGLIMAIGTQNAFVLAQSLRREHHLPVAALCVVCDALLVAAGVFGLATILAQNPTLLAIARWGGATFLIWYGSQALRRACAKQSLEQGENQTVRSLRAVMLSALAVTLLNPHVYLDTVLLIGSLGAQQSVPGAYVVGAASASLLWFFTLALGAAWLAPWLARPSTWRILDLLVALMMFTVAGQLILAS; encoded by the coding sequence ATGTGGCAAAGCTATGTGAACGGTCTGTTGGTGGCGTTCGGGCTGATCATGGCGATCGGCACGCAGAACGCTTTTGTGCTTGCCCAGAGCCTGCGCCGCGAGCACCACCTGCCGGTGGCGGCGCTGTGCGTTGTGTGTGATGCGTTGCTGGTTGCCGCCGGGGTGTTCGGTTTGGCGACGATCCTGGCGCAGAATCCGACATTGCTGGCGATTGCCCGCTGGGGCGGCGCGACGTTTCTGATCTGGTATGGCAGCCAGGCACTGCGTCGGGCCTGCGCGAAACAGAGCCTTGAGCAAGGTGAAAACCAGACCGTGCGCTCGCTGCGCGCAGTAATGCTCAGCGCTTTGGCGGTGACATTGCTCAACCCCCACGTTTATCTCGATACGGTATTGCTGATCGGCTCGCTTGGCGCGCAGCAATCGGTACCCGGCGCTTATGTGGTCGGCGCGGCGAGTGCATCGCTGCTGTGGTTTTTCACTCTGGCACTGGGCGCGGCATGGCTGGCGCCGTGGCTGGCCCGCCCGAGTACCTGGCGCATCCTCGATCTGCTCGTGGCGCTGATGATGTTCACGGTTGCAGGGCAGTTGATATTGGCCTCGTGA
- a CDS encoding superoxide dismutase: MAFELPPLPYAHDALQPHISKETLEFHHDKHHNTYVVNLNNLVPGTEFEGKTLEEIVKTSSGGIFNNAAQVWNHTFYWNCLAPNAGGQPTGALADAINAAFGSFDKFKEEFSKTSIGTFGSGWGWLVKKADGSLALASTIGAGNPLTSGDTPLLTCDVWEHAYYIDYRNLRPKYVEAFWNLVNWKFVAEQFEGKTFTA, from the coding sequence ATGGCTTTCGAATTGCCGCCGCTGCCTTACGCACACGATGCCCTGCAGCCGCACATTTCCAAGGAAACCCTGGAATTTCACCACGACAAGCACCACAACACCTATGTCGTGAACCTGAACAACCTGGTGCCAGGCACTGAGTTCGAAGGCAAGACCCTGGAAGAAATCGTCAAGACTTCCTCGGGCGGCATCTTCAACAACGCCGCTCAGGTCTGGAACCACACCTTCTACTGGAACTGCCTGGCGCCAAACGCCGGCGGTCAGCCAACCGGCGCACTGGCAGATGCCATCAACGCAGCCTTCGGTTCGTTCGACAAGTTCAAGGAAGAGTTCAGCAAAACCTCGATCGGCACCTTCGGTTCCGGCTGGGGCTGGCTGGTGAAAAAGGCTGACGGTTCCCTGGCCCTGGCCAGCACCATCGGCGCCGGCAACCCGCTGACCAGCGGCGACACCCCACTGCTGACCTGCGACGTCTGGGAACACGCTTACTACATCGACTACCGCAACCTGCGTCCAAAGTACGTTGAAGCGTTCTGGAACCTGGTCAACTGGAAGTTCGTCGCTGAGCAGTTCGAAGGCAAAACCTTCACCGCTTAA
- a CDS encoding putative bifunctional diguanylate cyclase/phosphodiesterase — MKLELKNSLSVKLLRVVLLSALIVGVVLSCAQIVFDAYKTRQAVAGDAERILDMFRDPSTQAVYSLDREMGMQVIEGLFQDDAVRQASIGHPNEAMLAQKSRDLQHSNSRWLTDLILGQERTFTTQLVGRGPYSEYYGDLSITLDTATYGEGFIVSSVIIFISGVLRALALGLVLYLVYHWLLTKPLSRIIEHLTEINPDRPSEHKIPQIKGHEKNELGLWINTANQLLESIERNTHLRHEAENSLLRMAQYDFLTGLPNRQQLQQQLDKILVDAGKLQRRVAVLCVGLDDFKGINEQFSYQTGDQLLLALADRLRAHSGRLGALARLGGDQFALVQADIEQPYEAAELAQSILDDLEAPFALDHQEIRLRATIGITLFPEDGDSTEKLLQKAEQTMTLAKTRSRNRYQFYIASVDSEMRRRRELEKDLRDALIRDQFYLVYQPQISYRDHRVVGVEALIRWQHPEHGLVPPDLFIPLAEQNGTIIAIGEWVLDQACKQLRDWHDQGFVDLRMAVNLSTVQLHHAELPRVVNNLLQMYRLPPRSLELEVTETGLMEDITTAAQHLLSLRRSGALIAIDDFGTGYSSLSYLKSLPLDKIKIDKSFVQDLLDDDDDATIVRAIIQLGKSLGMQVIAEGVETAEQESYIISEGCHEGQGYHYSKPLPARELTAYLKQAQRSNAAIL; from the coding sequence TTGAAGCTGGAACTCAAGAACAGCTTGTCGGTGAAGTTGCTCCGGGTCGTGCTCCTGTCGGCATTGATCGTCGGCGTAGTCTTGAGCTGCGCGCAGATTGTGTTCGATGCCTATAAAACCCGCCAGGCGGTGGCCGGCGACGCCGAACGCATCCTCGACATGTTCCGCGATCCCTCGACCCAAGCCGTTTACAGCCTGGACCGGGAAATGGGCATGCAAGTGATCGAAGGCCTGTTTCAGGATGATGCAGTGCGTCAGGCGTCCATCGGCCATCCCAACGAAGCCATGCTCGCGCAGAAATCCCGCGACCTGCAGCATTCCAACAGCCGCTGGCTGACCGACCTTATTCTTGGCCAGGAACGCACCTTCACCACCCAATTGGTGGGGCGCGGGCCGTACAGCGAGTATTACGGCGACCTGAGCATCACCCTCGACACCGCCACCTATGGCGAAGGATTCATCGTCAGCTCGGTGATCATTTTCATTTCCGGGGTACTGCGCGCGCTGGCCTTGGGGCTGGTGTTGTATCTGGTCTATCACTGGCTGCTGACCAAACCGCTGTCGCGCATCATCGAGCACCTCACCGAGATCAATCCGGATCGTCCCAGCGAACACAAGATTCCACAGATCAAGGGCCACGAAAAAAACGAGTTGGGACTGTGGATCAACACCGCCAACCAGTTGCTCGAGTCCATAGAACGCAACACCCATTTGCGCCACGAGGCGGAAAACAGCCTGCTGCGCATGGCCCAGTACGACTTCCTCACCGGCCTGCCGAACCGCCAGCAGCTGCAGCAACAACTGGACAAGATTCTGGTCGACGCCGGCAAGCTGCAACGACGCGTCGCCGTGCTGTGCGTAGGGCTGGATGATTTCAAAGGCATCAACGAGCAGTTCAGCTACCAGACCGGCGACCAATTGCTGCTGGCCCTGGCCGATCGCCTGCGCGCCCACAGCGGACGCCTGGGCGCCCTCGCCCGCCTCGGTGGCGACCAGTTCGCGCTGGTGCAGGCCGACATTGAGCAGCCGTACGAAGCCGCCGAACTGGCACAAAGTATTCTCGATGACCTTGAGGCACCGTTTGCCCTCGATCATCAGGAGATCCGCCTGCGCGCGACCATTGGCATCACCCTGTTTCCGGAGGACGGCGACAGTACCGAGAAGCTGTTGCAAAAAGCCGAGCAGACCATGACGCTGGCCAAGACCCGGTCGCGCAATCGCTATCAGTTTTACATCGCCAGCGTCGACAGCGAGATGCGTCGCCGCCGTGAACTGGAAAAAGACCTGCGCGATGCGTTGATCCGCGACCAGTTCTATCTCGTCTATCAGCCTCAGATCAGCTACCGCGATCACCGCGTGGTCGGCGTCGAGGCGCTGATCCGCTGGCAGCACCCGGAACATGGCCTGGTACCGCCGGACCTGTTCATTCCGTTGGCCGAACAGAACGGCACCATCATTGCCATCGGCGAATGGGTGCTCGACCAGGCTTGCAAGCAATTGCGCGACTGGCACGACCAGGGCTTTGTCGACCTGCGCATGGCGGTCAACCTGTCGACCGTGCAACTGCATCACGCCGAGTTGCCACGAGTGGTCAACAACCTGTTGCAGATGTACCGCCTGCCGCCGCGCAGCCTCGAACTGGAAGTCACCGAAACCGGCCTGATGGAAGACATCACCACCGCCGCCCAGCACCTGCTGAGCCTGCGCCGCTCCGGTGCGTTGATCGCCATCGATGACTTCGGCACTGGCTATTCATCGTTGAGCTATCTGAAAAGCCTGCCGCTGGACAAGATCAAGATCGACAAGAGCTTTGTCCAGGATCTGCTCGATGACGACGATGACGCGACCATCGTTCGCGCGATCATTCAACTGGGCAAGAGTCTGGGCATGCAGGTGATTGCCGAAGGCGTGGAAACCGCGGAGCAGGAGTCTTACATCATTTCCGAAGGTTGCCATGAAGGTCAGGGTTATCACTACAGCAAACCGTTGCCGGCGCGGGAGCTGACGGCTTATCTCAAGCAGGCCCAACGCAGCAATGCGGCTATTTTATAA
- a CDS encoding imelysin family protein, which yields MIRMPLATASLLAIAISLAGCGEGKDKEKASEMTPASSSAAPAPAATPAPAAGKVDDAAAKAVVAHYADMVFAVYSDAESTAKTLQSAIDAFLAKPNADTLKAAKAAWVAARVPYLQSEVFRFGNTIIDDWEGQVNAWPLDEGLIDYVDKSYEHALGNPGATANIIANTEVQVGEDKVDVKDITAEKLASLNELGGSEANVATGYHAIEFLLWGQDLNGTGPGAGNRPASDYLEGAGATGGHNERRRAYLKAVTQLLVSDLEEMVGNWKPNVADNYRATLEAEPGESGLRKMLFGMGSLSLGELAGERMKVSLEANSPEDEQDCFSDNTHYSHFYDAKGIRNVYLGEYTRVDGTKLTGASLSSLVAKADPAADSALKADLAATEAKIQVMVDHANKGEHYDQLIAAGNTAGNQIVRDAIAALVKQTGSIEAAAGKLGISDLNPDNADHEF from the coding sequence ATGATTCGTATGCCTCTGGCTACCGCCAGTCTGCTGGCCATCGCTATTTCCCTCGCCGGTTGCGGCGAAGGCAAGGACAAAGAAAAAGCCTCAGAGATGACGCCGGCTTCCAGCAGCGCTGCTCCAGCCCCTGCCGCTACGCCTGCTCCTGCTGCCGGTAAAGTCGACGACGCCGCGGCCAAGGCTGTGGTCGCGCACTACGCCGACATGGTCTTCGCCGTCTACAGCGATGCCGAATCCACCGCGAAAACCCTGCAGAGCGCCATCGACGCGTTCCTCGCCAAACCGAACGCCGACACCCTGAAAGCCGCCAAGGCTGCCTGGGTCGCCGCACGCGTACCGTATCTGCAAAGCGAAGTGTTCCGTTTCGGCAACACCATCATTGACGATTGGGAAGGTCAGGTTAACGCCTGGCCGCTGGACGAAGGCCTGATCGACTACGTCGACAAATCCTACGAGCACGCACTGGGTAACCCGGGTGCCACCGCCAACATCATCGCCAACACCGAAGTCCAGGTCGGCGAAGACAAGGTCGACGTCAAAGACATCACCGCGGAGAAACTCGCCAGCCTCAACGAGCTGGGCGGCTCCGAAGCCAACGTCGCCACCGGCTACCACGCCATCGAATTCCTGCTCTGGGGCCAGGACCTCAACGGCACCGGCCCTGGCGCTGGCAACCGTCCGGCCTCGGACTACCTGGAAGGCGCCGGCGCCACTGGCGGTCACAACGAGCGTCGTCGTGCCTATCTCAAAGCCGTGACCCAACTGCTGGTCAGCGATCTGGAAGAAATGGTCGGCAACTGGAAACCGAACGTGGCCGACAACTATCGCGCCACCCTGGAAGCCGAGCCTGGCGAAAGCGGCCTGCGCAAAATGCTTTTCGGCATGGGCAGCCTGTCGCTGGGTGAACTGGCCGGCGAGCGCATGAAGGTTTCCCTGGAAGCCAACTCGCCTGAAGACGAACAGGATTGCTTCAGCGACAACACCCACTACTCGCACTTCTACGACGCCAAGGGTATCCGTAACGTTTATCTGGGCGAGTACACCCGTGTGGACGGCACCAAGCTGACCGGCGCCAGCCTGTCGTCGCTGGTGGCCAAGGCCGACCCGGCCGCCGACAGCGCACTGAAAGCCGATCTGGCCGCGACCGAAGCGAAAATCCAGGTCATGGTCGATCACGCCAACAAGGGTGAGCACTACGACCAGTTGATCGCTGCCGGCAACACCGCTGGCAACCAGATCGTTCGCGACGCCATCGCCGCACTGGTCAAGCAGACCGGCTCGATCGAAGCCGCGGCTGGCAAACTGGGCATCAGCGACCTGAACCCGGACAATGCCGATCACGAGTTCTGA
- a CDS encoding di-heme oxidoreductase family protein, translating into MPSLPLRLSALLLALGLSACDDAPRFTEAEPGEARSGGAATVRKSDQNAFSLPSANLPPSRRVDFSVGNSFFRSPWVIAPSTTTARDGLGPLFNTNACQNCHIKDGRGHPPAPDATNAVSMLVRLSIPDAPPYAKVIEQLGVVPEPVYGGQFQDMAVPGVAPEGKVRVDYTPVPVRFKDGTEIELRKPTLQITQLGYGPMHPDTRFSARVAPPMIGLGLLEAIPEEAILANAAAQAKAKNGINGRPNRVWDDQLQKTVIGRFGWKAGQPNLNQQNVHAFSGDMGLTTSLRPFDDCTDAQTACKQAPNGNGPDGEPEVSDNILRLVLFYSRNLAVPARRGVGDPQVLAGKNLFFQAGCQSCHTPKYTTAANAAEPELANQVIRPYSDLLLHDMGEGLADHRSEFQASGRDWRTPPLWGIGLTQAVSGHTQFLHDGRARNLLEAVLWHGGEATAAQQQVLSFNAEQRAALLAFLNSL; encoded by the coding sequence ATGCCGTCGTTGCCGCTTCGCTTGTCCGCACTGTTGCTGGCCCTGGGCCTGAGTGCCTGCGATGACGCCCCGCGTTTTACCGAGGCCGAGCCCGGTGAAGCGCGTTCGGGCGGTGCAGCGACCGTGCGCAAGAGCGATCAGAACGCCTTCTCCCTGCCCTCGGCCAACCTGCCGCCGTCACGGCGGGTGGATTTCAGTGTCGGCAACAGCTTCTTTCGCAGCCCTTGGGTGATCGCGCCATCGACCACCACTGCGCGCGACGGTCTCGGCCCACTCTTCAACACCAACGCCTGCCAGAACTGCCACATCAAGGACGGTCGCGGTCATCCGCCCGCACCTGATGCAACCAATGCGGTGTCGATGCTGGTGCGCCTGTCGATTCCCGACGCGCCGCCCTATGCCAAGGTCATCGAGCAGCTCGGCGTGGTGCCGGAGCCGGTCTATGGCGGACAGTTCCAGGACATGGCCGTGCCCGGTGTCGCCCCGGAAGGCAAAGTGCGGGTCGACTACACGCCGGTGCCGGTGCGCTTCAAGGATGGCACCGAGATCGAGCTGCGCAAGCCGACGCTGCAGATCACTCAGCTCGGTTACGGTCCGATGCACCCGGACACACGTTTCTCCGCGCGGGTCGCGCCGCCGATGATCGGCCTGGGCCTGCTCGAAGCCATCCCGGAAGAAGCGATCCTTGCCAACGCCGCTGCCCAGGCCAAGGCGAAAAACGGCATCAACGGTCGGCCCAACCGGGTCTGGGATGATCAGTTACAGAAAACCGTCATCGGTCGATTCGGCTGGAAGGCCGGACAACCGAACCTCAATCAACAGAACGTTCACGCGTTCTCTGGTGACATGGGCCTGACCACCAGCCTGCGGCCGTTCGACGACTGCACCGACGCGCAAACCGCCTGCAAACAGGCGCCGAACGGCAACGGTCCGGACGGCGAACCGGAAGTCAGCGATAACATCCTGCGGCTGGTGCTGTTCTACAGCCGCAACCTGGCGGTCCCGGCGCGCCGTGGCGTCGGCGATCCGCAGGTGCTGGCCGGCAAGAATCTGTTCTTCCAGGCGGGTTGCCAGTCGTGCCATACGCCGAAATACACCACCGCCGCCAATGCCGCCGAACCCGAACTGGCCAACCAGGTGATTCGTCCGTACAGCGATTTGCTGCTGCATGACATGGGCGAAGGTCTGGCCGACCACCGCAGTGAGTTCCAGGCTTCCGGCCGCGACTGGCGCACGCCGCCGTTGTGGGGGATCGGCCTGACGCAAGCGGTCAGTGGCCACACGCAATTCTTGCATGACGGTCGCGCCCGCAATCTGCTCGAAGCCGTGCTGTGGCATGGCGGCGAAGCGACGGCGGCGCAGCAACAGGTTTTGTCTTTCAATGCCGAGCAACGCGCTGCGCTGCTGGCGTTTCTGAACTCACTTTAA
- a CDS encoding imelysin family protein has product MFRPKLLFTSLAALALGACSPQDPQAVTSAAIAKSVILPTYTRWVEADKQLAVSALAYCQGKETLETARADFLHAQKAWAELQPLLIGPLAEGNRSWQVQFWPDKKNLVGRQVEQLVSAQPQIDAAALAKSSVVVQGLSAYEYILFDAKPDVANEAQKAKYCPLLIAIGERQKQLAEEILQGWNNTDGMLAQMSKFPNQRYADSHEAIADLLRVQVTALDTLKKKLGTPMGRQSKGVPQPFQADAWRSQSSLTALEASLAAAKTVWEGVDNKGLRGLLPAEQKPLADKIDAAYAASLKLFDSTQRSLTEMLQDDAGRQQLNDIYDSLNVVHRLHEGELAKALGIQLGFNANDGD; this is encoded by the coding sequence ATGTTCCGTCCCAAGTTACTGTTCACCAGCCTTGCCGCGCTCGCCCTCGGCGCCTGCTCGCCGCAGGATCCGCAAGCGGTCACCTCGGCGGCCATCGCCAAATCGGTGATCCTGCCGACCTACACCCGCTGGGTCGAAGCCGACAAGCAACTGGCGGTCAGCGCCCTCGCCTACTGCCAGGGCAAGGAAACCCTGGAAACCGCCCGCGCCGATTTCCTGCATGCGCAGAAAGCCTGGGCCGAGCTGCAACCGCTGCTGATCGGCCCGCTGGCCGAAGGCAACCGTTCGTGGCAGGTGCAGTTCTGGCCGGACAAGAAAAACCTCGTCGGCCGTCAGGTCGAGCAATTGGTCAGCGCCCAGCCGCAGATCGATGCCGCCGCCCTGGCCAAATCCAGCGTCGTGGTGCAAGGCCTGTCGGCCTACGAATACATCCTGTTCGACGCCAAGCCTGACGTCGCCAACGAGGCGCAGAAAGCCAAGTACTGCCCGCTGCTGATCGCCATCGGCGAACGTCAGAAGCAACTGGCCGAAGAGATCCTGCAAGGCTGGAACAACACCGACGGCATGCTCGCGCAGATGAGCAAATTCCCTAACCAGCGCTATGCCGACTCCCACGAAGCGATCGCCGATCTGCTGCGCGTACAAGTGACAGCGCTGGACACCTTGAAGAAAAAACTCGGCACGCCGATGGGCCGTCAGAGCAAAGGCGTGCCGCAACCGTTCCAGGCCGATGCGTGGCGCAGCCAGTCGTCGCTGACGGCGCTGGAAGCCAGCCTTGCCGCCGCCAAAACCGTCTGGGAAGGCGTCGACAACAAAGGTCTGCGCGGTCTGTTGCCCGCCGAGCAGAAGCCGCTGGCGGACAAGATCGACGCCGCTTATGCCGCGTCGCTGAAGCTGTTTGACAGCACCCAGCGTTCGCTGACTGAAATGCTTCAGGACGACGCCGGTCGCCAGCAGCTCAACGACATCTACGACAGCCTCAACGTCGTCCATCGCCTGCATGAAGGCGAGCTGGCCAAGGCGCTGGGCATCCAACTGGGCTTCAACGCCAACGACGGTGACTGA
- a CDS encoding DUF1513 domain-containing protein codes for MLRRQVLTLGSALLGAVTLGGWTLFKRKDQSPLLLSARDDTDGKHYAVGYRLDGTRVFATHVGQRCHDIINHPTQPLALFVARRPGTESYLIDLRDGKLLQTVTSQPNRHFYGHAVVHKDGEYLYATENDTTDPGRGLLGVYKFDGERLLHTGEISTHGLGPHQVSWMPDGETLVVANGGIRTEAESRVDMNLDAMEPSLVLMQRDGTLLSKETLAQQMNSVRHLGIASDGTIVAGQQFMGPSHERSELLAIKRPGQPFVAFPVAEHQLQAMGHYTASVAVHSELRLVALTAPRGNRFFIWDLDSAEVRLDAPLPDCAGVGAVKDGFVVTSGQGRCRYYDCRQEQLLAKPLELPAGLWDNHLHLMA; via the coding sequence ATGCTGCGACGTCAGGTGCTGACTTTAGGAAGTGCACTGCTGGGAGCAGTGACGCTGGGCGGCTGGACGCTGTTCAAACGCAAGGATCAGAGCCCGCTGTTGCTGTCGGCGCGCGACGACACCGATGGCAAGCATTACGCGGTCGGTTATCGCCTCGACGGCACGCGGGTGTTCGCCACCCACGTCGGTCAGCGTTGCCATGACATCATCAATCACCCGACGCAGCCGCTGGCGCTGTTCGTCGCACGGCGTCCGGGCACCGAGAGTTACCTGATCGACCTGCGCGACGGCAAGCTGCTGCAAACCGTGACCTCGCAGCCGAACCGGCACTTTTACGGCCACGCCGTGGTGCACAAGGACGGCGAATACCTGTATGCCACTGAAAACGACACGACCGATCCTGGTCGTGGTTTGCTCGGGGTGTACAAGTTCGACGGCGAACGGCTGCTGCACACAGGCGAGATCTCCACCCACGGCCTCGGCCCGCATCAGGTGTCATGGATGCCTGACGGCGAGACGCTGGTGGTGGCCAACGGCGGGATTCGCACCGAGGCGGAAAGCCGCGTCGACATGAACCTCGACGCCATGGAGCCAAGCCTGGTCCTGATGCAACGCGACGGTACGCTGCTGAGCAAGGAAACCCTTGCCCAGCAGATGAACAGCGTGCGCCATCTGGGCATCGCCAGCGACGGCACCATCGTCGCCGGCCAGCAATTCATGGGCCCGTCCCACGAGCGCTCGGAGCTGTTGGCGATCAAGCGGCCAGGGCAACCGTTCGTGGCGTTCCCGGTAGCCGAACATCAGTTGCAGGCGATGGGGCATTACACCGCCAGCGTCGCCGTGCACAGCGAGCTGCGTCTGGTCGCCCTGACCGCTCCGCGCGGCAACCGCTTCTTTATCTGGGATCTGGACAGCGCAGAGGTTCGCCTTGATGCGCCGTTGCCGGATTGCGCCGGGGTTGGTGCGGTGAAGGACGGTTTCGTGGTGACCTCGGGACAGGGCCGTTGCCGTTACTACGATTGCCGCCAGGAACAACTGCTGGCCAAACCGCTGGAACTGCCGGCGGGGCTCTGGGATAACCATCTTCACTTGATGGCCTGA
- a CDS encoding efflux RND transporter periplasmic adaptor subunit, translating to MLRRRMLIMLGVVLLIVLVLGGYKAFSIYTMIQGFSKPKPPISVAVANASEQPWQMRLPTVGTLKALQGVELSLEVAGTVTELKFESGQKVKAGQPLLQLDSAVETALLETARADLGLAQLDFARGSQLVDSRAISKGEYDRLSAVLQKNKATVNQLNASLAKKRILAPFSGTIGIRQVDVGDYLASGTRIATLQDLSSLYADFYVPEQSVPKLAVGQPVQISVAAYPGQNFAGKISAINPIVESTTRNILVRATLANPDGKLLPGMFASLQVLLPDQQKHIVVPESAITYTLYGNSVYVVAQKKAEDGSVEKDDKGQPVLIAERRFIETGERRDGLVLINKGVQNGEQVVTAGQIKLDNGARIAISADKTLGEQNSPPRAD from the coding sequence ATGCTGCGTCGCCGCATGCTGATCATGTTGGGTGTTGTTTTGCTGATCGTCCTGGTACTGGGCGGTTACAAGGCCTTTTCGATCTACACGATGATCCAGGGCTTCTCCAAGCCCAAGCCACCGATCAGTGTCGCCGTCGCCAATGCCAGCGAACAGCCGTGGCAGATGCGCTTGCCCACCGTCGGCACGCTCAAGGCGTTGCAAGGCGTGGAGCTGAGTCTGGAAGTCGCCGGCACCGTCACTGAACTGAAGTTCGAATCCGGACAGAAGGTCAAGGCCGGGCAACCGCTGCTGCAACTCGACAGCGCCGTCGAAACCGCTCTGCTGGAAACCGCCCGGGCTGACCTCGGGCTGGCGCAACTGGATTTCGCGCGGGGCAGCCAACTGGTCGACAGCCGCGCCATCTCCAAGGGCGAATACGACCGCCTCTCCGCCGTGCTGCAAAAGAACAAGGCCACGGTCAATCAGCTCAACGCCTCCCTGGCGAAAAAACGCATCCTCGCGCCTTTCAGCGGCACCATCGGCATCCGTCAGGTCGACGTCGGCGACTACCTCGCCAGCGGCACCCGAATTGCCACGTTGCAGGATTTGAGCAGCCTCTACGCCGACTTTTACGTGCCCGAACAATCGGTGCCGAAACTCGCCGTCGGCCAGCCCGTACAGATCAGCGTCGCCGCGTACCCCGGGCAGAACTTCGCCGGCAAGATCAGCGCGATCAACCCGATCGTCGAAAGCACCACGCGCAACATTCTGGTCCGCGCCACCCTGGCCAACCCCGACGGCAAACTGCTGCCGGGCATGTTCGCCAGCCTCCAGGTGCTGCTGCCGGATCAGCAGAAACACATCGTGGTGCCGGAAAGCGCAATCACTTACACGCTCTACGGCAACTCGGTCTACGTGGTCGCACAGAAGAAGGCCGAGGACGGCAGCGTCGAAAAAGACGACAAGGGCCAACCGGTGCTGATCGCCGAACGGCGCTTCATCGAGACTGGTGAACGCCGTGATGGCCTGGTGTTGATCAACAAGGGCGTGCAGAACGGCGAGCAGGTAGTGACGGCCGGCCAGATCAAACTGGACAACGGCGCGCGCATTGCCATCAGCGCCGACAAGACCCTCGGCGAGCAGAACAGTCCGCCCCGCGCCGACTGA